A single region of the Malaclemys terrapin pileata isolate rMalTer1 chromosome 20 unlocalized genomic scaffold, rMalTer1.hap1 SUPER_20_unloc_1, whole genome shotgun sequence genome encodes:
- the LOC128829419 gene encoding lysozyme C-like — MKPLMLLGLPLLLVLLAATPPGCQGVVIPRCQLVRILRQNGLEGFVSKTVADWVCLAKHESNYNTRATNRNKDGSTDYGIFQINSKYWCADGQTSGATNGCRIACSKLIDDNIADDIKCAKFIAQQARGLTPWVAWKSRCRGKDLRPYVSGC, encoded by the exons ATGAAGCCGCTGATGCTCCTCGGGCTCCCGCTTCTCCTCGTCCTGCTGGCCGCGACGCCCCCCGGCTGCCAGGGCGTCGTCATTCCCCGGTGCCAGCTGGTCCGGATCCTCCGGCAGAACGGGCTGGAGGGCTTCGTCAGCAAAACGGTGGCTGATT GGGTCTGCCTGGCAAAGCACGAGAGCAATTACAACACCAGGGCCACCAACCGCAACAAGGACGGCAGCACGGACTACGGGATCTTTCAGATCAACAGCAAGTACTGGTGCGCCGACGGGCAGACATCGGGGGCCACCAACGGCTGCCGCATCGCCTGCAGCA agctCATAGATGACAATATCGCAGATGACATCAAATGCGCTAAGTTCATCGCACAGCAGGCACGTGGCCTCACGCCCTG GGTCGCGTGGAAGAGTCGCTGCAGGGGGAAGGATTTGAGGCCGTACGTCAGTGGATGCTAg
- the LOC128829406 gene encoding olfactory receptor 1361-like, whose amino-acid sequence MDDANWTSVSEFVLLGLSERQDLQPLIFAGLLTTYLVNLAGNSLLLGAVWADPQLRSPMYFLLSQLAVVDVSFASITLPQALVHALTQRRAVPFSSCMAQLFIFMAVGNMEGYLLAAMAYDRYVAICNPLRYATVVTRPLCLKMAAVSWAVVIPHSLLHTVMAARLRYCSRRLQHFFCDLPPLLHLSCTRPFSNELAAFTEGVLVVLAPFVFILASYACIGVTVGRLRSAHGLRKALSTCGSHLAVVMLFYGTVAWLYFRPASSYSQERDRQVAIFYTAVAPALNPLIYSLRNKDVAVALRRARRKVLARSA is encoded by the coding sequence ATGGACGATGCCAACTGGACGTCCGTCTCCGAGTTTGTGCTCCTGGGTCTGTCTGAACGTCAGGACCTGCAGCCGCTGATCTTCGCAGGGCTCCTGACCACATATCTGGTGAACCTAGCTGGCAACTCTCTGCTGCTTGGGGCGGTGTgggctgacccccagctccgcaGCCCCATGTACTTCCTCCTCAGCCAGCTGGCCGTGGTGGATGTGAGCTTCGCCTCCATCAccttgccccaggccctggtGCACGCCCTGACCCAGCGCCGGGCCGTCCCCTTCTCCAGCTGCATGGCCCAGCTCTTCATCTTCATGGCTGTGGGCAACATGGAGGGCTACCTGCTGGCTGCCATGGCCTATGAccgctacgtggccatctgcaACCCGCTGCGCTATGCCACCGTGGTGACGCGGCCCCTTTGCCTCAAGATGGCCGCCGTCTCCTGGGCCGTGGTgatcccccactccctgctgcacACAGTCATGGCCGCCCGGCTGCGCTACTGCAGCCGCCGCCTGCAGCATTTCTTCTGCGACCTGCCGCCCCTGCTGCACCTTTCCTGCACCCGGCCCTTCTCCAACGAGTTGGCTGCCTTCACCGAAGGTGTCCTGGTGGTGCTGGCCCCTTTCGTCTTCATCCTGGCCTCCTACGCCTGCATCGGGGTCACTGTGGGCCGCCTGCGCTCTGCCCACGGCCTGCGCAAGGCCCTCTCCACCTGCGGCTCCCACCTGGCAGTGGTGATGCTCTTTTATGGCACCGTGGCCTGGCTCTATTTCCGCCCGGCCTCCAGCTATTCCCAGGAGCGTGACCGGCAGGTGGCCATCTTCTACACAGCGGTGGCGCCcgccctgaaccccctcatctACAGTCTGAGGAACAAGGACGTGGCCGTGGCCCTGAGGAGGGCAAGGAGGAAGGTCCTGGCTCGGAGTGCGTGA
- the LOC128829383 gene encoding olfactory receptor 5C1-like, translating to MAGPNRTGVTDFLLVGFPSRQDLSLLLFSLALPVFLLGLVGNLGLAVLIWVERSLHTPMYYFLSHLALLDLCSCCAVGPVMLWGLLAGQATLPGPACALQMFLFATAGDAECCLLAVMAYDRYAAVCRPLHYQAAVPPRLCRGLVLGSYAAGAASAAVHSGLAFRLPFCRGRTLDHFFCIIPSVLELACADTSLNQALLLAICGAIQSVTLLTILASYGLILGAVGRAGLRRAASTCGSHLAAVAVLYGTLIFMYLRPEGSYAPQADKMAAAFYTVVIPTLNPAIYSLRNADVKGALAKRLLGGRRIWGD from the coding sequence ATGGCCGGGCCAAACCGGACAGGGGTGACCGACTTCCTCCTTGTGGGCTTCCCCTCCCGCCAAGACCTAAGTCTGCTCCTCTTCTCGCTCGCGCTGCCCGTCTTTCTGCTGGGCCTggtggggaacctgggcctggCGGTTCTGATCTGGGTCGAgcgctccctccacacccccatgtactacTTCCTCAGCCACTTGGCGCTGCTGGACCTCTGCTCCTGCTGTGCCGTGGGCCCCGTCATGCTGTGGGGTCTGCTGGCCGGCCAGGCCACCCTCCCCGGCCCAGCCTGCGCCCTTCAGATGTTCCTCTTCGCCACCGCGGGGGACGCCGAGTGTTGCCTGCTGGCCGTCATGGCCTACGACCGCTACGCCGCCGTCTGCCGCCCGCTCCACTACCAGGCCGCCGTGCCGCCCCGCCTCTGCCGCGGGCTGGTGCTGGGCTCCTACGCGGCCGGGGCGGCCAGTGCGGCCGTGCACTCCGGCCTGGCCTTCCGCCTTCCCTTCTGCCGCGGCCGCACTCTCGACCACTTCTTCTGCATCATCCCGTCCGTGCTGGAGCTGGCCTGCGCCGACACCAGCCTCAAccaggccctgctgctggccATCTGCGGAGCCATCCAGAGCGTCACCCTGCTGACCATCCTGGCCTCCTACGGGCTCATCCTCGGGGCCGTGGGGCGGGCGGGCTTGCGCCGGGCTGCCTCCACCTGCGGCTCCCACCTGGCAGCTGTGGCCGTGCTCTACGGGACCCTCATCTTCATGTACCTGCGGCCCGAAGGCAGCTACGCTCCCCAGGCCGACAAGATGGCCGCTGCCTTCTATACCGTGGTCATCCCCACCCTCAACCCTGCCATCTACAGCCTGCGCAATGCTGATGTCAAGggggccctggccaagcggctcctGGGTGGGCGCCGCATCTGGGGGGACTGA